One window of the Acinetobacter equi genome contains the following:
- the mraY gene encoding phospho-N-acetylmuramoyl-pentapeptide-transferase — translation MLLWLFEQLAGYNSSFQVVRYLTLRSLLSVLTALTIGLVLGPVMIRKLQALKYGQAVSSFAPENHAKKMGTPTMGGVLILLSIGISTLLWADLSNPYVWIVLAVMVIFGAVGWADDWIKIRYKDNAGLPARKKFFWTSVGSLGAGIALYLIAQNQGNPIYTANMLDVLIPFFKDLSIPLSKIPLGIGFLVFTYFVINGASNAVNLTDGLDGLAIMPIVLVAAGLGVFAYLAGDLRFANYLHIPYVKYSSELVVICAAMIGAGLAFLWFNAHPAQIFMGDVGALSLGAMLGTIAVMVRQEIVFAIMAGVFLVEAISVFLQIGSLRMRNKRVFLMAPLHHHYEKKGWRETQVVIRFWIITIILVVLGLMTLKLR, via the coding sequence ATGCTGTTATGGTTATTTGAACAGCTTGCGGGCTACAACAGCTCATTTCAAGTTGTTCGTTATTTAACATTGCGATCATTGCTTAGTGTCTTAACAGCACTAACCATTGGTTTAGTTCTTGGCCCTGTAATGATTCGCAAATTGCAAGCATTAAAATATGGTCAAGCGGTAAGTTCATTCGCTCCAGAAAATCATGCGAAAAAAATGGGTACACCAACAATGGGTGGGGTACTTATTTTACTTTCTATTGGTATTTCAACATTACTTTGGGCTGATTTATCTAATCCATATGTATGGATTGTATTGGCAGTTATGGTGATTTTTGGTGCTGTAGGCTGGGCTGATGATTGGATTAAAATCCGATATAAAGATAATGCTGGTTTACCTGCACGTAAAAAATTCTTTTGGACTTCTGTTGGTTCATTAGGGGCAGGTATTGCGCTTTATCTTATTGCGCAAAACCAAGGCAATCCAATTTACACTGCAAATATGTTGGATGTTTTAATTCCATTCTTTAAAGATTTAAGTATTCCATTGTCTAAAATTCCATTAGGTATTGGTTTCTTAGTTTTTACTTATTTTGTAATTAATGGTGCATCAAATGCAGTGAACTTGACTGATGGTTTAGATGGCTTAGCCATTATGCCTATTGTTTTAGTGGCTGCGGGCTTAGGTGTATTTGCTTATTTAGCAGGTGACTTACGTTTTGCAAATTACTTACATATTCCATATGTAAAATATTCATCTGAACTTGTTGTAATTTGTGCTGCAATGATTGGCGCGGGCTTAGCATTCTTATGGTTTAATGCTCATCCTGCACAAATATTTATGGGTGATGTTGGGGCATTATCTCTAGGTGCGATGCTCGGTACAATTGCGGTAATGGTTCGTCAAGAAATCGTATTTGCGATTATGGCAGGTGTATTCTTAGTTGAAGCAATTTCTGTATTCTTACAGATTGGTTCATTACGTATGCGTAATAAGCGTGTGTTCCTCATGGCTCCTTTACATCATCATTATGAGAAAAAAGGCTGGAGAGAAACTCAGGTTGTAATTCGTTTCTGGATTATTACGATTATACTGGTAGTTTTAGGTCTAATGACTTTAAAATTGCGCTAA
- a CDS encoding putative RNA methyltransferase: MNLLMCPVCQKQLVLNDRTWRCETNHSYDVAKQGYVNLHVVQHKHSKNPGDTPESVQARRAFLSAGHYAPLQQAVVEKIRQLRIENLLDIGCGEGYYTNAMQAEVLQCVGVDIAKNAVQVAAKLNSEVTWVVGTGATLPVLEHSIDLCTSLFSPIPKAEILRVLKPAGYLMVVTPATEHLYAMREALFEEVKPHDSSKFVEQLADAFELIDEQVVCADLVLNQTDLKNLIAMTPYAYKAKPERRLALEQHEQFDLTAQYQIYVFKKKS; the protein is encoded by the coding sequence ATGAATCTGCTGATGTGTCCTGTATGTCAAAAGCAATTAGTACTGAATGACAGAACTTGGCGATGTGAAACGAATCATAGTTATGATGTTGCAAAACAAGGCTATGTAAATTTACATGTTGTTCAGCATAAACATAGTAAAAATCCAGGTGATACTCCCGAATCTGTACAAGCGCGTCGAGCATTTTTAAGTGCTGGACACTATGCACCATTACAGCAAGCAGTCGTTGAAAAAATACGCCAATTACGCATTGAAAATTTACTTGATATTGGTTGTGGTGAAGGTTATTACACTAATGCAATGCAGGCAGAAGTATTGCAATGTGTAGGTGTTGATATTGCAAAAAATGCAGTACAAGTTGCCGCTAAATTAAATTCGGAAGTAACTTGGGTTGTTGGAACAGGGGCAACACTTCCAGTACTAGAACATTCCATTGATCTTTGTACAAGTTTGTTTAGTCCAATTCCTAAAGCTGAAATTTTAAGAGTATTGAAGCCTGCAGGTTATTTAATGGTAGTTACGCCTGCCACAGAACATTTATATGCAATGCGTGAAGCTTTATTTGAAGAAGTAAAACCACATGATTCTTCTAAATTTGTAGAGCAATTAGCAGATGCTTTTGAGCTGATTGATGAGCAAGTTGTATGTGCCGATTTAGTACTGAATCAAACAGATTTAAAGAATCTAATTGCAATGACGCCATATGCATATAAAGCAAAACCTGAGCGTCGTTTGGCTTTAGAACAGCATGAGCAGTTTGATTTGACTGCACAATATCAAATTTATGTATTCAAAAAGAAATCTTAA